One region of Bartonella alsatica genomic DNA includes:
- a CDS encoding NINE protein gives MRGIIISQDQGTYLVSGDDGKRYQFATWDWLGKNPPRVGDTVDFMCEGDTVNSVFPLLQQDSNSSKVMLALICWFTGIFGVHRFMVGKVRTGALMLILSLTLAGVMITGIWTIVDFIVIVAGKFTDKDGKKITHW, from the coding sequence ATGAGAGGTATAATTATTAGTCAGGATCAGGGGACTTATCTCGTCTCTGGCGATGATGGTAAGCGTTATCAGTTTGCGACTTGGGATTGGTTAGGAAAAAATCCACCCAGGGTGGGAGATACCGTTGATTTTATGTGTGAAGGGGATACTGTCAATTCTGTTTTTCCATTGTTGCAACAAGATTCAAATTCTTCAAAAGTAATGTTAGCACTCATTTGTTGGTTCACTGGTATATTTGGTGTTCACCGTTTTATGGTTGGTAAAGTTAGAACTGGTGCTTTAATGCTTATTCTATCTTTAACACTTGCCGGAGTGATGATTACAGGGATTTGGACAATTGTTGATTTTATAGTTATTGTTGCTGGGAAGTTTACTGACAAAGATGGGAAGAAAATTACACATTGGTAA
- a CDS encoding FtsB family cell division protein translates to MWTKQKRRSLKMYFVLPLMTVGVLGYFSYHIYHGEYGLYSRSEVNQHIVELEEELHKVESERISIEKRISLLRNGHIERDMLDEYIRKNLNFSKANELTILIPCK, encoded by the coding sequence ATGTGGACTAAGCAGAAACGCAGATCACTCAAAATGTACTTTGTACTACCACTTATGACAGTGGGAGTTTTAGGCTATTTCAGTTATCACATTTATCATGGTGAGTACGGGCTGTATTCACGGAGTGAAGTAAATCAACATATCGTCGAATTAGAAGAAGAACTTCATAAAGTAGAATCTGAGCGGATATCTATTGAAAAGCGTATTTCTCTTTTACGCAACGGACATATTGAAAGAGATATGTTGGATGAATATATTCGGAAGAATTTAAATTTTTCAAAGGCGAATGAACTGACAATTCTAATTCCTTGTAAATAA
- the pdhA gene encoding pyruvate dehydrogenase (acetyl-transferring) E1 component subunit alpha: MAEKSKKSSASTVHTALSHITKRAPIAHFIKEEEIDAYRKMLLIRRFEEKAGQLYGMGLIGGFCHLYIGQEAVVIGTLKAAKEGDQVITSYRDHGHMLAVGMSPRGVMAELTGRRGGFSKGKGGSMHMFSKEKNFYGGHGIVGAQVPIGSGLAFSNQYLGNDNVTLVYFGDGAANQGQVYESFNMASLWKLPVVYIIENNQYAMGTSVARASAETDFSRRGLSFEIPGIVVDGMDVRAVKGAADEAISWARSGKGPIILDMQTYRYRGHSMSDPAKYRSKEEVQKIKEEHDPIDQVKNRLLEQGWASEDDLKSIDKEVRAIVADAADFAQSDQEPDASELYSDVLV; encoded by the coding sequence ATGGCAGAAAAATCTAAAAAAAGTTCTGCATCAACGGTGCACACTGCATTATCACACATCACAAAGAGAGCACCAATAGCGCATTTTATAAAAGAAGAAGAAATAGATGCTTATCGTAAGATGCTTTTAATTCGTCGCTTTGAAGAAAAGGCGGGGCAGCTTTATGGTATGGGGCTTATTGGTGGATTTTGTCATCTCTATATTGGGCAAGAAGCTGTTGTTATTGGAACATTGAAGGCAGCAAAAGAAGGAGATCAGGTTATCACCTCTTACCGTGATCATGGACATATGTTGGCAGTCGGTATGAGTCCGCGTGGTGTTATGGCAGAACTTACAGGACGTCGAGGTGGATTTTCTAAAGGAAAAGGGGGGTCAATGCATATGTTTTCTAAAGAAAAGAATTTTTATGGTGGGCATGGCATTGTTGGTGCACAAGTTCCGATTGGCTCCGGGTTAGCATTTTCGAATCAGTATCTTGGTAACGATAATGTGACACTGGTATATTTTGGTGATGGTGCAGCCAATCAGGGGCAGGTTTACGAGAGTTTTAATATGGCTTCGCTTTGGAAGCTTCCTGTTGTTTATATTATTGAAAATAATCAATATGCTATGGGAACATCAGTTGCGCGTGCGTCTGCAGAAACTGATTTTTCTCGTCGTGGTCTTTCTTTTGAAATTCCAGGTATTGTTGTTGATGGCATGGATGTTCGAGCCGTAAAGGGAGCAGCTGATGAAGCAATTTCTTGGGCGCGTTCGGGTAAAGGGCCTATTATACTTGATATGCAGACCTATCGTTATCGTGGTCACTCTATGTCTGATCCAGCGAAATATCGCTCAAAGGAAGAAGTTCAGAAAATAAAAGAGGAGCATGATCCAATTGATCAGGTAAAGAATCGGCTTCTTGAACAAGGTTGGGCAAGCGAAGATGATTTGAAGTCTATTGATAAAGAAGTACGTGCGATTGTTGCAGATGCAGCAGATTTTGCACAAAGTGATCAAGAGCCAGATGCTTCTGAGCTCTATAGTGATGTTTTAGTTTGA